The following coding sequences lie in one Sinorhizobium fredii USDA 257 genomic window:
- a CDS encoding pectate lyase: protein MLAGLLLGLWTGPVREAEAATAVQEPLSPKLQDGRQRAFPTAEGFGAGSVGGRGGKVIYVVNTNESGPGSLRDCVEASGPRVCIFRTGGTITLREKSLVVRNPFLTIAGETAPGGGVAIRNGETQIRPSIEIWTNDVIIRHIRLRPGPHARKACCSGGLGMYSEAARDIMLDHISASWGSDETIDSEDARNFTWQWGIASEPLLKGGPGKQNRARNMLFTKGGNVSVHHSLFAFGRFRNPQIKMKTPGAVADVVNNVFFSPAWQYVVSFGDEWTHIQANVVGNYKIAGQKLRNDHMVHLFTESGLGHSIYVKDNYDEPYRTEAGQDDSLVLAEDQRRFVVKAPFEVPTIRTSVPRVAYDEVLANAGATKPERDAVDNRIIGAIKSRSGRLLKTDPRDVGGWPDLGAGTPYQDGDMDGISDDWETKNGIDPMKPDDGQQDMDGDGWSNLEEFLHFMAGDPEDGVQLPQQ, encoded by the coding sequence ATGCTGGCAGGGCTACTCCTTGGATTGTGGACCGGGCCTGTGCGGGAGGCCGAGGCTGCAACGGCAGTACAGGAACCGCTTTCACCCAAGCTTCAAGATGGCAGGCAGCGTGCCTTTCCTACGGCCGAAGGCTTCGGCGCCGGTTCCGTTGGAGGCCGAGGCGGCAAGGTGATCTATGTCGTTAACACGAACGAGTCGGGCCCAGGATCTCTGCGTGATTGCGTCGAAGCGTCCGGGCCACGCGTTTGCATTTTCCGCACGGGCGGTACCATAACACTGCGCGAGAAATCGCTCGTGGTCCGAAATCCGTTCTTGACCATTGCCGGGGAGACGGCCCCGGGCGGCGGCGTCGCGATCCGGAACGGTGAGACACAAATTCGTCCTTCAATCGAAATTTGGACCAACGACGTGATCATCAGGCACATTCGCCTCCGTCCAGGGCCGCATGCGCGCAAGGCTTGTTGTTCTGGCGGTCTCGGGATGTACTCCGAGGCGGCAAGAGACATCATGCTTGATCATATCTCCGCCAGCTGGGGATCGGACGAGACGATAGATTCAGAAGATGCCAGAAATTTCACCTGGCAATGGGGAATTGCCAGTGAGCCGCTGTTGAAAGGCGGCCCGGGGAAACAGAATCGTGCACGCAACATGCTGTTCACCAAGGGCGGCAACGTTTCGGTGCACCACTCGCTCTTTGCGTTCGGCAGGTTCAGAAATCCGCAGATAAAAATGAAAACTCCCGGCGCGGTCGCGGATGTCGTGAACAATGTTTTCTTCTCGCCAGCGTGGCAATACGTCGTAAGCTTTGGCGATGAATGGACGCATATTCAGGCCAATGTCGTCGGCAATTACAAGATCGCAGGTCAGAAGTTGCGCAACGACCACATGGTGCATCTTTTCACCGAAAGCGGACTCGGGCACTCGATCTATGTCAAGGACAACTATGACGAACCCTATCGTACTGAGGCTGGCCAAGATGACAGCTTGGTTCTAGCCGAGGATCAAAGGCGGTTTGTTGTGAAGGCACCGTTTGAGGTGCCGACGATTCGCACTTCCGTGCCCAGGGTCGCTTACGACGAAGTCCTGGCGAATGCCGGTGCCACAAAGCCCGAGCGCGATGCGGTCGACAATCGCATCATTGGGGCCATCAAGAGTCGAAGCGGGCGACTGCTGAAAACGGATCCGCGCGACGTTGGCGGCTGGCCTGATCTTGGTGCTGGAACGCCGTACCAAGACGGGGACATGGACGGCATTTCAGATGATTGGGAGACCAAGAACGGCATCGATCCAATGAAGCCGGATGATGGGCAGCAGGACATGGATGGTGACGGGTGGTCAAACCTCGAAGAGTTTCTCCATTTCATGGCCGGCGATCCCGAAGACGGCGTCCAACTGCCCCAACAATGA
- a CDS encoding sulfotransferase family protein gives MKLHDIDFLIIGATKSATTWLQQSLQQHPRIYMPAPELHYFSRYYDRGDQWYLSNFEGQKDRHLVGEKSNSYMDTEGAAERISQKLPDAMLIAQLRNPIERAYSDYCMLYRRGEVGRDIAQYLDPRMGAGGRFLNGGLYFQQLRAYFDRFPAEQILVVLYEDMRIDACAQLDRVRKHIKMTDDLPLRPLEKKVKDKAEPMINPTLRRLLRPLKPIVAPFRNNAGFKKMRSMAAAEVEYAPLTRELRERMSDFYTTEIEKLGAIVGRDLNGWLRNGSVQ, from the coding sequence ATGAAATTGCACGATATCGATTTCCTGATTATCGGCGCGACCAAGAGCGCCACGACGTGGCTCCAGCAATCGCTGCAACAGCACCCCCGCATTTACATGCCGGCTCCAGAATTGCATTATTTCAGTCGTTACTATGATCGCGGAGACCAGTGGTACCTCTCGAACTTCGAAGGACAGAAGGATCGACATCTCGTCGGCGAAAAATCCAATTCCTATATGGATACAGAGGGCGCAGCTGAGCGAATAAGCCAGAAACTTCCCGACGCGATGCTGATCGCACAGCTGCGCAATCCCATCGAGCGGGCCTACTCGGACTATTGCATGCTATACCGCAGGGGCGAAGTCGGCCGCGACATCGCCCAATATCTTGACCCACGCATGGGTGCCGGCGGGCGTTTCCTGAACGGCGGCCTCTACTTTCAGCAGTTGCGAGCCTATTTTGATCGGTTTCCAGCCGAGCAGATACTTGTCGTGCTTTACGAGGACATGCGAATTGACGCGTGTGCGCAGCTCGATCGCGTTCGGAAGCACATCAAGATGACGGACGATCTGCCGCTCAGGCCTCTGGAGAAGAAAGTTAAAGACAAGGCGGAGCCGATGATTAACCCGACTTTGCGCCGTCTGCTGCGCCCGTTGAAGCCTATAGTCGCGCCTTTCAGGAACAATGCCGGCTTCAAGAAAATGCGGTCAATGGCCGCTGCCGAAGTGGAGTACGCGCCGCTGACCCGCGAACTGCGGGAACGCATGAGCGATTTCTACACCACGGAGATCGAGAAGCTAGGCGCCATCGTCGGCAGAGATCTGAATGGGTGGCTGAGAAATGGGAGCGTTCAGTAA
- a CDS encoding lipopolysaccharide biosynthesis protein has protein sequence MAIREKLAKYFNRLHKILAQEKGLKGRLGNIRHLLTGNALTSLLGLVGFALTARALGPSEYGVLALCFTYTSAIERLVNFQSWQPLIKFGAQSKSTETLASLFKFGLVLDISAAATGCVIAVALVWAFGPSLGISPEMTGLVTLFCAILPFQISGMPIAVLRLFGKFRSIAYGQVATSIFRAGLCAIGFAFGATLQEFVLIWMVAHIFGSLTIVFLSLAELRRQGMLASMLKASVRGITAHFPGLWKFAISTNLSLTLRSSANQLDTLLVGYLADPTAAGLYHIAKRIGRMTLQIGDHVQAVLYPDLARAWASGAIEAFHRAATQMRVLLLGFGILLVGAVYLAIDPVLRLAVGPEFEAAGPLVVVQTIAAAMTLYGTVTRSALLAMGREDRVLSSALVATIAFHATALTLIPRVGPMGANLAHILMAVIWLWTMAVAYRQTEAR, from the coding sequence TTGGCGATTCGAGAAAAGCTGGCCAAATATTTCAACCGCCTCCACAAGATACTCGCTCAGGAAAAAGGCCTTAAAGGCCGTCTGGGAAATATACGGCATCTCCTCACAGGGAATGCGCTTACCTCTCTGCTAGGCCTCGTTGGATTCGCCCTGACGGCCAGGGCGCTTGGTCCGTCTGAGTATGGCGTTTTGGCGCTTTGCTTCACATACACGAGCGCCATAGAGCGGCTCGTGAACTTTCAGTCATGGCAGCCACTGATCAAATTCGGCGCGCAATCGAAGAGCACGGAAACGCTCGCTTCATTGTTCAAGTTCGGCCTTGTGCTTGACATTTCCGCAGCGGCGACCGGATGCGTGATTGCCGTGGCGCTCGTGTGGGCCTTCGGTCCCTCGCTCGGGATCTCGCCCGAGATGACCGGACTCGTCACCCTGTTTTGTGCCATTCTGCCGTTTCAGATCTCCGGCATGCCGATTGCCGTGCTGCGCCTGTTCGGGAAGTTTCGATCAATCGCCTATGGCCAGGTCGCTACGAGCATTTTCCGCGCGGGATTGTGCGCAATCGGGTTTGCCTTCGGCGCTACTTTGCAGGAATTTGTCCTGATATGGATGGTGGCCCACATCTTCGGCTCGCTGACCATCGTCTTCCTTTCGCTTGCGGAGTTGCGAAGACAAGGAATGTTGGCGAGCATGCTTAAGGCTTCTGTTCGCGGTATCACCGCTCATTTTCCAGGTCTCTGGAAATTCGCGATCTCGACGAACCTGTCATTGACCCTGCGTTCGAGTGCCAACCAGCTCGACACGCTTCTCGTCGGGTACCTGGCCGACCCGACCGCCGCGGGTCTTTATCACATTGCTAAGCGTATTGGCCGAATGACGCTGCAAATCGGAGATCACGTGCAGGCCGTGCTCTACCCGGATTTGGCCCGGGCCTGGGCCTCGGGCGCAATTGAAGCGTTTCATCGGGCCGCCACGCAAATGCGAGTACTTCTTCTCGGCTTCGGAATATTGCTGGTCGGCGCGGTGTATTTGGCGATCGATCCGGTGCTAAGACTAGCTGTCGGTCCGGAATTCGAGGCGGCCGGCCCGTTGGTCGTCGTTCAAACCATCGCGGCGGCTATGACGTTGTATGGTACGGTTACGCGCTCAGCGCTTCTCGCCATGGGGCGGGAGGACCGGGTTTTGAGCAGCGCGCTCGTCGCAACAATCGCATTTCATGCCACCGCGTTGACGCTGATCCCACGGGTCGGCCCAATGGGCGCAAATCTGGCTCATATCCTCATGGCTGTCATCTGGCTCTGGACGATGGCGGTGGCGTATCGGCAGACAGAGGCAAGATAG
- a CDS encoding polysaccharide biosynthesis/export family protein codes for MGTLPPLTAMSLSLRVWGAYILAIVLLVVGLLVGPTPRAFASEYRLNTGDVLTFDFLDDAELPVTATISGNGEAEFPLIGGVNLVGLTITEALEKLGSEYRRRDILVDPKLSLNISTFRPIFVLGEVRSPGSFPFYSGLTVEQAIGLAGGMQVVAANASDRLLVRARLRGEIESAKTEIVHEAIYAARLAAQLKSSEKVDLNDVPEVARTHVEELPFEGVIELEEKILKEDLAAYRSQAQILTEGIAQVEGGIEILNELVQQQKDIVSNSVDDVARVGALRQRGLNTESELSRAENSAATEKAQLLETFATLARTRQEVSELKLQLAKLAADRKKDILTQLQEREIAIKKLISEQRSAEEQILLMAAVARDESKKNQISYAYEIRRNAVGGKPTSLQASLVTELLPGDVVVVSIAGM; via the coding sequence ATGGGGACATTACCTCCGCTGACGGCCATGAGCTTGTCCCTACGGGTTTGGGGCGCGTATATTTTGGCGATCGTGCTGCTGGTGGTCGGACTCTTGGTAGGCCCGACGCCGCGTGCGTTTGCCAGTGAATATCGGCTCAACACGGGAGATGTTCTGACCTTCGACTTCCTCGACGATGCCGAGCTGCCAGTCACCGCGACCATTTCCGGCAACGGCGAAGCAGAGTTCCCCCTTATCGGTGGGGTCAATCTCGTGGGGCTCACGATAACGGAGGCCTTGGAAAAGCTTGGCAGCGAGTACCGGAGACGCGACATCCTCGTCGATCCAAAGCTGTCTCTCAATATCTCGACCTTCCGGCCGATTTTCGTCCTCGGTGAGGTCAGGAGTCCCGGTTCGTTTCCCTTCTATAGCGGCCTAACGGTAGAGCAGGCCATCGGCCTCGCGGGCGGTATGCAGGTTGTCGCGGCGAACGCGTCCGACCGGCTCCTTGTACGCGCCCGCCTGCGTGGGGAGATCGAGTCCGCAAAAACCGAAATCGTTCATGAGGCCATCTATGCGGCGAGACTTGCGGCGCAGTTGAAATCCAGCGAGAAGGTCGACCTGAACGACGTCCCGGAGGTCGCCCGCACGCATGTCGAGGAATTGCCGTTTGAGGGCGTCATCGAGCTTGAGGAGAAGATCCTAAAGGAGGATCTCGCCGCCTATAGATCGCAAGCGCAAATTCTCACGGAAGGGATTGCCCAGGTCGAGGGTGGGATAGAGATCCTGAACGAGCTCGTGCAGCAGCAAAAGGATATAGTGAGCAACAGCGTTGACGATGTGGCGCGCGTCGGCGCGCTCCGGCAGCGCGGGCTGAACACCGAAAGCGAGCTCTCTCGCGCGGAGAACAGCGCGGCAACGGAAAAGGCCCAACTCCTGGAAACCTTTGCGACCCTTGCACGTACGCGCCAGGAGGTGAGTGAGCTGAAATTGCAACTGGCAAAGCTCGCAGCTGATAGAAAGAAGGATATTCTGACCCAGCTCCAAGAGCGTGAAATTGCCATCAAGAAACTGATTTCGGAGCAACGCTCCGCTGAAGAGCAGATCCTCCTCATGGCCGCGGTGGCTCGGGATGAATCGAAAAAAAATCAAATCTCCTATGCTTATGAGATCCGTCGAAACGCAGTTGGCGGCAAGCCGACCAGCCTTCAGGCGTCCCTCGTCACAGAATTGCTGCCGGGCGATGTCGTCGTCGTGAGTATCGCCGGAATGTAA
- a CDS encoding sugar transferase: MKPNREHAVFAFGLPASSGSYRLKRVLECALGGMLLVLCLPLMAVTAIVVWVSLGSPLFFTQSRAGSGMRVFTVAKFRTMTDARGPDGALLQDQMRQTAATSLLRRLRFDELPQLLSVLAGDMSIVGPRPLPLATVVSFGDLGRLRSLVAPGMTGWAQVNGNTLLSDEEKIALDLWYVAHASAWLDVRILLLTLKTIVLGERVNEVHLKIAKDFLLRHSCGQQPRGKMR; encoded by the coding sequence GTGAAGCCCAATCGAGAGCATGCAGTCTTCGCTTTTGGTTTGCCTGCCTCGTCGGGATCGTACCGTCTCAAGCGCGTTCTCGAGTGTGCGCTTGGCGGAATGCTTCTCGTCCTCTGCCTACCGCTGATGGCGGTAACGGCGATCGTCGTTTGGGTGAGCCTTGGCTCGCCATTGTTCTTCACCCAGTCACGCGCCGGTTCGGGCATGCGGGTATTCACGGTCGCCAAGTTTCGCACGATGACGGACGCGCGCGGTCCGGACGGCGCATTGTTGCAGGACCAAATGCGACAGACCGCCGCGACCTCGCTGCTGCGCAGACTTCGCTTCGATGAGCTGCCACAACTCCTTTCCGTGTTGGCAGGCGACATGTCGATCGTAGGCCCGCGCCCGCTTCCGTTGGCGACGGTTGTAAGCTTCGGTGACCTTGGCCGCCTGCGCTCACTGGTGGCTCCCGGCATGACGGGCTGGGCGCAGGTGAACGGCAATACGTTGCTATCGGACGAGGAGAAGATCGCGCTTGACCTCTGGTATGTCGCGCACGCTAGTGCTTGGCTCGACGTGCGAATTCTCCTGCTGACACTGAAGACAATCGTTCTCGGCGAGCGCGTCAACGAAGTACACCTAAAAATTGCCAAGGATTTTCTTTTGCGTCATTCTTGCGGTCAGCAGCCGCGAGGAAAGATGCGATAG
- a CDS encoding PIG-L deacetylase family protein, which yields MDGSHFPFGRTLVVAPHPDDEVLGAGGTIAKLASGGEEVFVAIVTEGKPPAFDAATIAKTQAEAREAHRALGVRETLWLRLPAAQLAETAHASVNGALLDLVLRLRPQTVLVPFVGDIHMDHQLTFTSALVACRPHQAGFPKLILAYETLSETNWNAPYLSPGFLPNFFVDITEHLEAKVKAMQLFASQLREPPHERSIASLRALATLRGATVMLPAAEAFVLVRHVV from the coding sequence GTGGACGGTTCGCATTTCCCTTTTGGACGCACTTTGGTCGTCGCTCCGCACCCTGATGATGAGGTGCTAGGCGCCGGCGGGACGATCGCGAAGCTGGCTTCGGGGGGCGAGGAGGTCTTCGTCGCGATCGTAACCGAGGGAAAGCCGCCGGCTTTCGACGCCGCGACTATCGCCAAGACGCAGGCCGAGGCGAGGGAGGCGCACCGGGCCTTGGGCGTGCGGGAAACCCTTTGGCTGCGTCTGCCTGCCGCACAGCTTGCGGAAACCGCGCACGCGTCCGTCAACGGTGCGCTGCTTGACCTTGTGCTGCGTCTGCGCCCGCAAACCGTGCTCGTTCCCTTTGTGGGCGACATACATATGGATCATCAGCTGACCTTCACCTCGGCGCTGGTTGCCTGTCGACCGCACCAGGCGGGATTTCCGAAGCTGATCCTCGCCTATGAAACGCTTTCGGAAACGAATTGGAATGCGCCGTACCTGTCCCCGGGATTTCTGCCGAATTTTTTCGTCGACATCACCGAGCATCTCGAGGCGAAGGTCAAGGCAATGCAGCTATTTGCATCGCAGCTACGCGAACCACCGCACGAGCGTTCCATAGCGAGCTTGCGTGCGCTCGCCACTTTGCGTGGGGCGACGGTGATGCTCCCCGCGGCCGAAGCGTTCGTCCTGGTTCGACACGTCGTTTGA
- a CDS encoding DegT/DnrJ/EryC1/StrS aminotransferase family protein, whose translation MGRWPIYDEEQIEDVVSVLRSGEVNAWTGPHVRNFEELYERFLGVKHAVAVANGTVALDLALYALGLRPGDEVIVTPRSFIASASTVPMAGGVAVFADVNRDSQNITVETISARLTPKTKGIIAVHLAGWPCDMPAIMAFARENGLWVIEDCAQAHGAELDGRPIGSFADIAVFSFCQDKIITTGGEGGLVAMNDDELWKKAWSRKDHGKSFDAVYNRKHPPGFRWLHESIGTNWRMTSIQAVLGSRQLLRLEQWRSIRTHNAAILANAAKEIDALRTPLPPRGARHAWYRFYTFLKPELLRPGWSRDRIVAEINSAGVACFSGSCSEIYLEKAFVGLNMGPVERLPNARELGETSLAFLVDPALDTAAVGRAAQVLREVMASASSTRSVPWNVIVSQEEQQPRN comes from the coding sequence ATGGGGCGCTGGCCGATTTACGACGAGGAGCAGATCGAGGACGTCGTCTCGGTTCTTCGATCGGGCGAGGTGAATGCCTGGACGGGACCCCATGTCCGCAACTTCGAGGAGCTTTACGAGCGCTTTCTTGGCGTGAAACACGCGGTGGCCGTGGCGAACGGAACGGTGGCGCTGGACCTGGCTCTGTATGCGCTCGGGCTTCGGCCGGGCGACGAGGTGATTGTTACCCCACGAAGCTTCATCGCCTCGGCCTCTACGGTGCCGATGGCGGGCGGGGTCGCGGTTTTTGCCGATGTTAATCGCGATAGCCAGAACATCACCGTGGAAACTATCAGTGCGAGGCTGACACCGAAGACCAAGGGCATTATCGCCGTCCATCTTGCCGGGTGGCCCTGCGACATGCCGGCGATCATGGCATTCGCGCGCGAAAATGGGCTGTGGGTGATCGAGGACTGCGCCCAGGCGCACGGGGCCGAACTAGACGGTCGGCCGATCGGCAGCTTCGCTGACATAGCAGTCTTCTCCTTCTGTCAGGACAAGATCATTACCACCGGAGGCGAGGGCGGGCTCGTGGCGATGAACGACGACGAGCTATGGAAGAAGGCTTGGAGCCGCAAGGACCACGGCAAGTCTTTCGATGCCGTCTACAACAGAAAGCACCCGCCCGGGTTCCGCTGGCTGCACGAATCAATTGGGACGAACTGGCGCATGACATCTATCCAGGCGGTGTTGGGATCGCGACAATTGCTGCGCCTCGAGCAATGGCGCAGCATTAGGACGCACAATGCTGCCATCCTCGCCAATGCCGCCAAGGAGATCGACGCTCTGCGTACGCCCCTTCCTCCGCGTGGTGCCCGGCATGCTTGGTATCGGTTCTACACCTTCTTGAAGCCGGAGCTTCTGAGGCCGGGATGGAGCAGGGACCGGATCGTCGCGGAGATTAACAGTGCCGGGGTCGCCTGCTTCAGCGGCAGCTGCTCGGAGATTTACCTCGAGAAGGCGTTTGTGGGCTTAAACATGGGGCCAGTCGAGAGATTGCCGAACGCGCGGGAGCTCGGAGAGACGAGCCTCGCATTCCTCGTCGATCCCGCTCTTGACACGGCTGCGGTGGGGAGGGCTGCACAGGTTCTCCGTGAGGTCATGGCAAGCGCCAGTTCAACGAGAAGCGTGCCGTGGAACGTCATAGTTTCGCAAGAGGAGCAACAACCTCGAAACTAA
- a CDS encoding glycosyltransferase family 4 protein → MDKRADSRASGLPEIAGARITIIVPALGAGGTEHVVNLVANHWNSIGCTVTLITLEPLDAQPYYDFDPEIAIVRLGVPPRRASKLRSAFLVLQRVGRLRSAIRRSRPDFVLSFLTRTNVLTLLATIGFTVPVIVSERNNPASQPFGPLWRWLQTSLYPRAFGLVTMTQGALDHFPSNIRRKGWIIANPVDLPRDWRNRRGKSILAAVGRLTHQKGFDLLLEAFSKIADAHPEWQLVIWGEGDERRSLEALRDALGLQKRVDMPGITERPGLWIETADAFVLSSRYEGWGIVLLEAMAAGLPVVSFECDWGPRVMITHESDGILVPRGDVEALAKALDRILADRGLREELGARAAASAQRYMPEQILAEWDVLASCVLKQTSKMHLQMPDNAG, encoded by the coding sequence ATGGACAAGCGTGCAGATTCTCGGGCGTCCGGGTTGCCGGAGATCGCGGGGGCAAGGATAACGATCATCGTTCCGGCCTTGGGCGCGGGCGGTACCGAGCACGTCGTAAATCTCGTCGCCAACCACTGGAACAGCATCGGCTGCACGGTGACGCTCATCACGCTGGAGCCATTAGATGCGCAACCTTATTACGATTTTGATCCCGAGATTGCCATTGTCCGTCTGGGTGTGCCGCCGCGTAGAGCCTCGAAGCTGCGGTCGGCTTTCCTTGTGCTTCAGCGAGTTGGACGCTTGCGGTCCGCCATTCGACGGTCTCGGCCGGATTTCGTCTTAAGCTTTCTGACGCGAACGAATGTCTTGACGCTCCTGGCGACGATCGGCTTTACGGTTCCGGTGATCGTCTCCGAGCGCAATAATCCGGCTTCGCAGCCTTTCGGGCCGCTTTGGAGGTGGCTTCAGACAAGCCTGTACCCTCGAGCATTCGGTCTGGTCACGATGACCCAGGGGGCCTTGGATCATTTTCCATCGAACATTCGCCGAAAAGGATGGATTATCGCGAATCCGGTCGATTTGCCGCGGGATTGGCGAAATAGACGTGGAAAGAGCATTCTGGCGGCGGTCGGCCGATTAACCCACCAGAAGGGCTTCGACCTCTTGCTGGAAGCCTTTTCCAAGATCGCCGACGCTCATCCCGAATGGCAGTTGGTAATCTGGGGGGAGGGCGATGAACGACGCAGCCTCGAGGCATTGCGCGACGCGCTCGGATTGCAGAAACGAGTAGACATGCCTGGGATCACCGAACGACCTGGGCTTTGGATTGAAACCGCTGATGCGTTTGTCCTGTCCTCGCGTTACGAGGGATGGGGAATCGTCTTGCTGGAAGCCATGGCTGCTGGCTTGCCTGTTGTTTCCTTCGAATGCGATTGGGGACCTCGGGTCATGATAACGCACGAGAGCGACGGCATACTGGTGCCGAGAGGGGATGTCGAAGCCCTTGCGAAGGCACTCGACAGGATACTTGCCGATCGTGGGCTTAGGGAAGAACTTGGGGCGAGGGCTGCGGCGAGCGCCCAAAGGTACATGCCCGAGCAGATACTTGCCGAATGGGATGTGCTAGCCTCATGCG